The Kosakonia sp. SMBL-WEM22 sequence GGCTATCAGGATGCCTTCCTCGATACCGCCGAGCACTTCTATCTGTTTGTGATTCAGGGGCCGAAATCGCTGGCCGCTGAACTGCGTCTGGATAAATACCCGCTTAATGTGCTGATTGTGGATGACATCAGGCCATATAAAGAGCGCAAAGTGGCGATCCTCAACGGGGCGCATACGGCGCTGGTGCCGGTCGCGTTCCAGGCGGGTATCGATACGGTTGGCGAAGCGATGAGCGACACGGAGATCTGTGCGTTTGTCGAGAAGGCCATTTACGAAGAGATCATTCCGGTATTGGATCTACCGCGCGATGAGCTGGAGTCTTTCGCCAGCGCGGTGACCGGGCGTTTCCGTAACCCCTATATCAAACACCAGCTGCTCTCCATCGCCCTGAACGGCATGACCAAATACCGTACCCGCATTCTGCCGCAACTGCTGGCAGGGCAGAAAGCCAGCGGTAAACTCCCTGCGCGTCTGACCTTTGCGCTGGCGGCGCTGATTGCGTTCTATCGCGGTGAGCGTGACGGAAAAAGCTATCCGGTGCAGGATGACGCGCACTGGATTGAGCGTTACCAGCAGTTGTGGAGCCAGCATGGTGACCGTCAAATTAGCACCCGCGAATTGGTGACGGCGGTGCTGTCGGTAAGCGATCATTGGGAGCAAGATCTTAGCAAGGTGCCGGGCCTGGTGGAGCAGGTAACACTCGATCTGGATGCGATTCTGCTGCGCGGTATGCGCGAAGCGGTAAAACCGCTCTGCTGATAGCTGCCTCTAAAATGCCGGATGGCGCTCGCGCTTATCCGGCTTACACACCACTCGTCCCCGTAGGTCGGATAAGACGCCGCCGTCATCCGGCTCTCCCACACACCACTCGTCCCCGTAGGCCGGATAAGACGCCGCCGTCATCCGGCTCTCCCACACACCACTCGTCCCCGTAGGCCGGATAAAACGCCGCCGCCATCCGGCACTCCCACATACCACTCGATCCCCGTAGGTCGGATAAGGCGAAGCCGCCATCCGGCAAAACAGCGATAGCTGAAATTACGCCTCTAGTTACAACATACTATTAGCGAGTTGTATAACAGGTTCCAGCAACCTATGCGCTAATACTTCGTCAGGCAGAACGAAATTG is a genomic window containing:
- a CDS encoding tagaturonate reductase; the encoded protein is MNTLNRRNFPGADYPERIIQFGEGNFLRAFVDWQIDLLNEHTDLNAGVVVVRPIASDFPPSLSIQDGLYTTIIRGLNEQGDAVSDARLIRSVNREISVYTQYDEFLKLAHNPDIRFVFSNTTEAGISYHAGDKFDDAPAVSYPAKLTRLLFERFRQFAGAKDKGWIIIPCELIDYNGEALREVVLRYAGDWALGAEFIEWLESANSFCSTLVDRIVTGYPRDEVAKLEAELGYQDAFLDTAEHFYLFVIQGPKSLAAELRLDKYPLNVLIVDDIRPYKERKVAILNGAHTALVPVAFQAGIDTVGEAMSDTEICAFVEKAIYEEIIPVLDLPRDELESFASAVTGRFRNPYIKHQLLSIALNGMTKYRTRILPQLLAGQKASGKLPARLTFALAALIAFYRGERDGKSYPVQDDAHWIERYQQLWSQHGDRQISTRELVTAVLSVSDHWEQDLSKVPGLVEQVTLDLDAILLRGMREAVKPLC